The Daucus carota subsp. sativus chromosome 7, DH1 v3.0, whole genome shotgun sequence genome window below encodes:
- the LOC108194774 gene encoding uncharacterized protein LOC108194774 — MRTLCPNLNREDGLQTVLEVPIPEETFTMFPDNKNSTISTTTAWHNIKSWMKPQAERSSPRSSGASRNSTNIQLLLGVVGAPLIPLPVHSDHTVSSRNIKDHPIEAAMSKYIVQQYIAATGGQKAINSIDSMCVIGKVKMETSDFISGDTLGLSRDDNNKMTRGKNGGEMGGFVLWQQKRAELWCLELVVSGYKISAGSDGKVSWRQTPWNHSHASRGPPRPLRRSFQGLDPRSTANLFSDSICVGEKTINNEDCFVLKVQAEPTTLRARSSNNVEIIQHTVWGYFSQRTGLLIKLDDSHLLKIKAKVQESGNVLWETTMESLVQDYRTIDGVNIAHSGQTSVSLFRFGESSESHSKTRMEEVWRIEEVDFNIKGLSMDCFLAPGDLKEE; from the exons ATGAGGACCTTGTGCCCCAACTTAAACAGAGAAGATGGTCTTCAAACAGTTCTGGAAGTTCCTATTCCAGAAGAAACCTTCACTATGTTTCCAGACAACAAAAATAGTACTATTTCGACGACCACTGCATGGCACAACATTAAGTCATGGATGAAGCCGCAAGCAGAGAGATCATCACCGCGTTCCTCTGGTGCCAGTCGGAACAGTACTAATATTCAGCTCTTGCTCGGAGTTGTGGGAGCTCCTCTCATCCCTCTTCCTGTCCATTCGGATCATACTGTCAGCAGCCGCAATATCAAAGATCACCCTATT GAAGCTGCAATGTCTAAGTACATAGTGCAGCAGTATATAGCAGCCACAGGAGGACAAAAGGCCATCAACTCAATCGATAGCATGTGTGTTATAGGGAAGGTGAAGATGGaaacatcagattttatcagTGGTGATACTTTAGGATTGAGTCGAGATGATAATAATAAGATGACGAGGGGAAAAAATGGAGGAGAGATGGGAGGATTCGTGCTGTGGCAGCAGAAGAGAGCTGAGCTGTGGTGCTTGGAGCTGGTGGTTTCAGGTTACAAAATTAGTGCTGGTAGTGATGGTAAGGTGTCCTGGAGACAAACTCCATGGAACCATTCCCATGCCTCTCGTGGCCCCCCTAGGCCCCTTCGTCGTTCCTTTCAG GGACTTGATCCAAGATCAACTGCGAACTTGTTCTCTGACTCGATTTGTGTTGGGGAGAAGACCATCAACAATGAAGATTGCTTTGTGTTAAAGGTCCAAGCAGAGCCCACAACACTAAGAGCAAGAAGTAGCAACAATGTAGAGATAATCCAGCATACTGTTTGGGGATATTTCAGCCAGAGAACAGGACTCCTTATAAAGTTAGATGACTCTCACCTCCTTAAAATCAAGGCCAAAGTCCAAGAAAGTGGCAATGTACTTTGGGAGACTACCATGGAGTCATTAGTCCAAGATTACAGAACCATTGATGGAGTTAATATCGCGCACTCGGGACAGACATCTGTGTCTTTGTTTAGGTTCGGGGAAAGCTCAGAAAGCCATTCAAAGACACGAATGGAGGAGGTTTGGAGGATCGAAGAAGTGGACTTTAATATCAAGGGCTTATCAATGGACTGTTTCTTGGCTCCTGGTGACTTGAAGGAGGAATAG
- the LOC108193601 gene encoding 17.8 kDa class I heat shock protein: MALIPSIFGGRRSNVFDPFSLDIFDPFHDFPNVLSTAAGGGQNEATAIANMRIDWKETPEAHVFKADMPGLKKEEVKVEVEEGRVLQISGERSREQEEKNDKYHRVERSSGKFLRRFRLPENVKMEEVKACMENGVLTVTVPKVEEKKLEVKAIDISG, encoded by the coding sequence ATGGCTCTGATCCCAAGCATCTTCGGCGGCCGCCGCAGCAACGTCTTCGACCCCTTCTCCCTCGACATCTTCGACCCCTTCCACGACTTCCCCAACGTCCTCTCCACCGCTGCCGGCGGCGGACAGAACGAAGCCACGGCGATCGCCAACATGCGGATCGACTGGAAGGAGACGCCGGAGGCGCACGTGTTCAAGGCGGACATGCCGGGGCTGAAGAAGGAGGAGGTGAAGGTGGAAGTGGAGGAGGGAAGGGTGCTGCAGATTAGTGGAGAGAGGAGCAGAGAGCAGGAGGAGAAGAACGATAAGTATCATCGGGTGGAGAGGAGCTCGGGGAAGTTTTTGAGGAGGTTTAGGCTTCCGGAGAATGTGAAGATGGAGGAGGTGAAGGCTTGTATGGAGAATGGGGTGCTTACGGTGACGGTGCCGAAAGTGGAGGAGAAGAAGCTGGAAGTCAAGGCGATTGACATTTCCGGCTAG